From Pseudomonas hefeiensis, one genomic window encodes:
- a CDS encoding SDR family oxidoreductase has product MPDHSIQGKIVLIAGGAKNLGGLIARDLAEQGAKAVAIHYNSAASKADADATVAAIQACGAQAVALQGDLRTAGAVEKLFADAIAVVGRPDIAINTVGKVLKKPLAEVSEVDYDEMTAVNSKVAFFFLKEAGKHVNDNGKICTLVTSLLGAFTPFYAAYAGTKAPVEHYTRAASKEFGARGISVTAVGPGPMDTPFFYPAEGADAVAYHKTAAALSSSSKTGLTDIEDVVPFIRHLVSDGWWITGQTILINGGYTTK; this is encoded by the coding sequence ATGCCAGACCATTCCATCCAAGGCAAAATCGTTCTCATCGCTGGCGGCGCCAAAAACCTCGGCGGCTTGATCGCCCGTGATTTGGCCGAGCAAGGCGCCAAAGCCGTTGCGATCCACTACAACAGCGCCGCTTCCAAAGCGGACGCCGATGCGACCGTGGCAGCGATCCAGGCCTGCGGTGCACAGGCCGTGGCCTTGCAGGGCGACCTAAGGACGGCCGGTGCTGTCGAAAAGCTGTTTGCCGACGCCATTGCCGTGGTCGGCAGGCCAGACATCGCCATCAATACCGTGGGCAAAGTACTCAAAAAACCACTCGCCGAGGTCAGCGAAGTCGATTACGACGAGATGACAGCGGTCAATTCCAAGGTGGCCTTTTTCTTTCTCAAGGAAGCAGGCAAGCACGTCAATGACAATGGCAAGATCTGTACGCTGGTGACTTCTCTTCTGGGGGCATTCACCCCGTTCTATGCGGCCTATGCCGGTACCAAGGCACCGGTTGAGCATTACACTCGTGCGGCCTCCAAGGAGTTCGGTGCACGGGGTATCTCGGTGACTGCCGTGGGGCCCGGTCCAATGGATACGCCGTTCTTCTACCCGGCCGAAGGTGCCGACGCGGTGGCCTACCACAAGACAGCTGCCGCACTGTCGTCCTCGAGCAAGACGGGTCTGACCGATATTGAAGACGTCGTGCCTTTCATTCGTCATCTGGTCAGCGATGGCTGGTGGATCACTGGGCAGACCATCCTTATCAACGGCGGCTACACCACCAAGTGA
- a CDS encoding DegQ family serine endoprotease, whose translation MSIPRLKTYLSIFATVLVLGQAVPAMAVELPDFTELVEQASPAVVNISTTQKLPERRVMDQQMPDLEGLPPMLREFFERGMPQPRSPGGGRQREAQSLGSGFIISPDGYILTNNHVIADADEILVRLADRSELKAKLIGTDPRSDVALLKIEGKDLPVLKLGKSQNLKAGQWVVAIGSPFGFDHTVTQGIVSAIGRSLPNENYVPFIQTDVPINPGNSGGPLFNLDGEVVGINSQIYTRSGGFMGVSFAIPIDVAMDVSNQLKTEGKVSRGWLGVVIQEVNKDLAESFGLEKPAGALVAQIQEDGPAAKGGLQVGDVILSMNGQPIVMSADLPHLVGALKAGSKANLEVIREGKRTNVELTVGAIPEEGKELDSLAKSGAERSSNRLGVAVAELTPEQKRTLELQGGVVIKEVQDGPAAMIGLQPGDIITHLNNQAIGSTKEFTDIAKALPKNRSVSMRVLRQGRASFITFKLAE comes from the coding sequence ATGTCGATACCACGCTTGAAAACCTATCTCTCCATCTTTGCCACTGTGCTTGTGCTCGGTCAGGCCGTTCCCGCTATGGCGGTCGAATTGCCTGACTTCACTGAGCTGGTCGAGCAAGCCTCGCCCGCGGTGGTGAACATCAGTACCACCCAGAAACTGCCGGAACGCAGGGTGATGGACCAGCAGATGCCGGATCTGGAAGGTTTGCCGCCGATGTTGCGCGAGTTCTTCGAGCGCGGGATGCCGCAACCGCGCTCTCCCGGTGGTGGCCGCCAACGTGAAGCGCAGTCCCTGGGCTCAGGCTTCATTATTTCGCCCGACGGTTACATCCTGACCAATAACCATGTGATTGCCGATGCCGACGAGATCCTGGTACGCCTGGCAGACCGTAGTGAACTCAAGGCCAAGCTGATCGGCACTGACCCGCGTTCTGACGTGGCGCTGCTGAAGATCGAAGGTAAAGACCTGCCCGTGCTCAAACTGGGCAAATCCCAGAACCTGAAAGCTGGCCAGTGGGTCGTGGCCATCGGCTCGCCGTTCGGCTTCGACCATACCGTAACCCAGGGCATCGTCAGCGCAATCGGTCGCAGCCTGCCGAACGAAAACTACGTGCCGTTCATCCAGACTGACGTGCCGATCAACCCAGGTAACTCTGGTGGCCCGCTGTTCAACCTCGACGGTGAAGTAGTGGGAATCAACTCCCAGATCTATACCCGTTCGGGCGGTTTCATGGGCGTGTCCTTCGCGATTCCGATCGATGTTGCCATGGACGTATCCAACCAACTGAAAACCGAAGGCAAGGTCAGCCGCGGCTGGTTGGGCGTGGTCATCCAGGAAGTGAACAAAGACCTGGCCGAGTCGTTCGGTCTGGAGAAACCTGCCGGTGCGCTGGTGGCGCAAATTCAGGAGGATGGTCCGGCTGCCAAAGGTGGCCTGCAAGTGGGCGACGTGATCCTGAGCATGAATGGCCAGCCGATCGTCATGTCCGCTGACCTGCCACATCTGGTGGGCGCCCTCAAAGCCGGTTCCAAGGCTAATTTGGAAGTGATCCGCGAAGGTAAACGCACAAACGTCGAGTTGACCGTTGGCGCCATTCCTGAGGAAGGCAAGGAGCTGGATTCGCTGGCCAAGTCAGGCGCGGAACGTAGCAGCAATCGTCTGGGCGTGGCGGTAGCGGAGCTTACGCCGGAGCAAAAGCGGACCCTGGAGCTGCAAGGTGGTGTAGTGATCAAGGAGGTGCAGGACGGTCCTGCGGCCATGATCGGCCTGCAACCAGGCGACATCATTACTCATTTGAACAACCAGGCAATCGGTTCGACCAAGGAGTTCACCGACATCGCCAAGGCGTTGCCGAAAAATCGTTCGGTCTCGATGCGGGTTCTGCGTCAAGGCCGTGCGAGTTTCATTACTTTCAAACTGGCCGAATGA
- a CDS encoding MucB/RseB C-terminal domain-containing protein, with protein MRAIPLFSVLLGAWCVIPAHAGEAQDWLNRLSQAEQQQSFQGTFVYERNGSFSTHNIWHRVQDGKVRERLLQLDGSAQEVLRIDGRTQCVSGSLVAGVGNTPEGTARALDPQKLKNWYDLAVIGKSRVAGRPAVIVALTPKDQHRYGFELHLDRETGLPLKSLLLNDKGQLLERFQFTRLNITEPSEGDLQATAECKVVAQNAGKNPIVKTAWHSDWLPPGFELSSSAMRKDPETKVQVSSLMYDDGLARFSVFLEPLNGATVTDTRTQLGPTAAVSRRLTTPQGEMMVTVVGEIPIGTAERIALSMRSDATATQ; from the coding sequence GCTGAATCGTCTGAGTCAAGCCGAGCAACAGCAAAGCTTTCAGGGCACTTTCGTTTACGAGCGCAACGGTAGTTTTTCTACCCATAACATCTGGCATCGTGTCCAGGATGGCAAAGTCCGCGAGCGGCTACTCCAGCTCGACGGTTCGGCACAGGAAGTCCTGCGCATTGATGGACGTACTCAATGCGTAAGTGGCTCCTTGGTTGCAGGGGTGGGGAATACGCCTGAAGGCACGGCACGTGCGCTTGATCCGCAAAAACTCAAGAATTGGTATGACCTTGCCGTCATTGGCAAGTCGCGTGTGGCCGGGCGCCCGGCGGTGATTGTGGCGCTGACGCCCAAGGACCAGCATCGTTATGGTTTCGAATTGCATCTGGACAGAGAGACTGGCTTGCCCCTCAAGTCTTTGTTGCTCAATGACAAGGGCCAATTGCTCGAACGTTTCCAGTTCACGCGTTTGAACATTACCGAGCCGTCAGAGGGCGATTTGCAAGCGACTGCCGAATGCAAGGTTGTAGCGCAGAACGCCGGTAAGAACCCGATCGTGAAAACTGCCTGGCATTCGGACTGGCTGCCCCCCGGTTTTGAGCTGAGCAGCAGCGCTATGAGAAAGGACCCGGAGACCAAGGTTCAGGTCAGCAGCCTGATGTACGACGATGGCCTGGCTCGCTTCTCAGTGTTTCTGGAGCCATTGAACGGTGCTACCGTGACTGATACCCGTACTCAGCTCGGCCCGACGGCTGCCGTTTCGCGTCGACTCACGACACCCCAAGGGGAAATGATGGTTACGGTGGTCGGCGAAATTCCCATTGGCACAGCGGAACGGATCGCGCTTTCCATGCGTTCCGATGCCACGGCGACTCAATAG